In Verrucomicrobiia bacterium, the sequence CGACTAGCAAAAAAACGGTCAAAATGACCCTTACCCCGTCCCAAACGATGTCCTCGACGATCAAATGCCAAGCCAGGCGTTAGAATAATTTCCAGAGTTTCCGGAGCCGCTTCTTTTTCTTGATCAAAAGGTGGTTCAGGAAAACCGAGCGAATTAGGCATTAACTCTTCCCATGCTTCCACCCACATGCAATGCATATCAACTTGTTGCGGACCAACAAAAGGGAAAGCGACCTGTTTGTTCATTTCGCGTAGTTGAAGGAAAATGGGCTGTGTATCAATTTCCTCTGGTAAAGGCGCAAAAAGAAGAAATTTGTCAGCTTTTCGAACTTCGGGCAAGTCAAAGAGTCGTCTGGCAACTTGCTGCGACCATTGTTGACGTTGCTCGATGGTGACACCTTGAAGAGTTTGGCGCAGGTGCTGGCGCAATTCTGGTTTGGCATTAATCATAGACTATTATAAAGTTGTCGCGAAAAAAAACTTTACGCAAGCCGCGAATTCTCATGCTAGCATTATAACCATGACTGTTAGAAAAAAGAAACAACGCAGTTTTATTACCGAAGTTTTGTTGCCTTCTTTATTCACTCGTCGATTAGGCCAAAGACAAAAACCCATTTTTCCTAAACTTAAAACAGGACAAATTGGGATTACTTGGATTGGGCACGCTTCTTTTCTCATTCAAACTCCTCACCACAATTTGCTCATTGATCCCAATTGGGCCAATTGGCTGGCAGTCATTCGTCGGTTGCGTCATGCCGGATTTCATATCGATGATTTGCCCAATATTGATTTAGTTTTAATTACCCACGCTCATTTTGATCATCTGAATCGTCGAAGTTTGCGACAGATTGCTGACCAGCAACCTATCGTCGTTCCCGCCGGCGTGAGCGGTTTAGTGGAAAATATGGGTTTCCATTTCATTCACCAAATGAAATGGTGGGATACCTGGCAACATGATGGTCTGGAAATTACCTTTACTCCTGCAAAACATTGGGGTGCGCGGTTTTTAGCAGACACCCATCGGGGTTTCGGAGGCTATGTTATTCGTTATCATGACCGATCCATTTATCACGTGGGCGATTCCGCCTATTTCGAAGGCTTCAAAGAAATCGGAGAACGATTAAAACCGGAGATTGTTCTCATGCCCATTGGCGCTTACGATCCACCCTCCGGTCGTGACGTCCATATTTCTCCTGAGCAAGCAATCGAGGCCTTGGATGATTTAAAAGCAAAACTCTTAATTCCCATGCATTTTGGGACTTATCGCATGAGTTATGAACCCTTTCATGAGCCGCCCGAGCGTTTATTGCGAGCGGCCGTGAAACAAGGCGCTCTTTCTCAAATTCGAATGTTAAACGAAGGCTTGCCGGAAGTGTTTTAAGACTAAATAACAGCCTAATCATCATTTGACAAAGCCTGTTTAATAGATTTAATTAAGAGTTATTATTAATTAACTTTAAGCTATATGGGTCTTTTCAAGGATTTAATTAAAACAGTTTTCAAACGGGGTCGTATCATGAGACTCTCCCCGACGGCACTTACAGCTCGCGTAACAACTTTTCGGACAGAAGGCTATGCCGCTATTGATCAAGTATTAGAGGGGCACAGGGCAAAGTTTAGTACAGTAAGATGGGATTTAAAAGCTGCATCTAGGATTTCTGCCGAAACAGAGCGCTCTTTAGGAAAGATCAACCCAATCGTTCGAAGTGCCTACTATGGGGATCGCCTTGAGATAATCCACGCAAAAGCAGTTAAAGCCGCCCGAGCCGCCCATGACTCCTTGTGGAGTGCATCAGAAGGTTTTTTTAAGGCCGCAAAATCCAGGGAAAAAAGCACTTCCTTTCGCGAAGTTGATATAGGGTCTTTAAAAGATGAGCTGCTAAAAACCATACAAGAAATAGAAAAAGGAAATCCCTATCACCGTGGAAATATCA encodes:
- a CDS encoding MBL fold metallo-hydrolase; amino-acid sequence: MTVRKKKQRSFITEVLLPSLFTRRLGQRQKPIFPKLKTGQIGITWIGHASFLIQTPHHNLLIDPNWANWLAVIRRLRHAGFHIDDLPNIDLVLITHAHFDHLNRRSLRQIADQQPIVVPAGVSGLVENMGFHFIHQMKWWDTWQHDGLEITFTPAKHWGARFLADTHRGFGGYVIRYHDRSIYHVGDSAYFEGFKEIGERLKPEIVLMPIGAYDPPSGRDVHISPEQAIEALDDLKAKLLIPMHFGTYRMSYEPFHEPPERLLRAAVKQGALSQIRMLNEGLPEVF
- a CDS encoding 5-formyltetrahydrofolate cyclo-ligase, with the protein product MINAKPELRQHLRQTLQGVTIEQRQQWSQQVARRLFDLPEVRKADKFLLFAPLPEEIDTQPIFLQLREMNKQVAFPFVGPQQVDMHCMWVEAWEELMPNSLGFPEPPFDQEKEAAPETLEIILTPGLAFDRRGHRLGRGKGHFDRFFASRAPQAFRIGLFYSVQEVDLLPVDIWDFPLDMILTDQEIIRIIHVHETAAG